The Salinirubellus salinus genome segment GTATATCACCAGGCGAGCCCATCGCCAGGAGAACTCGGTGCTCGAGATGTACTACGGCGTTCTCAGGTCGGAGGGAGCGATGCGCGGCCGTGCCGAGTCGGTCCCTCCCTCCGCGGTCGGACCGCTCGAACGGAGCTACCGGGACACCGTCCGTGCCGTCGACGCGTTTCTGGCTCGCCTCCGGTCGGACCTCGCGGCGGATGACCCGGTCTGGGTCGTCCACTCAGACCATGGTGAGTCGCTCGGGGAGCACGGCAACTGGGGCCACCACCACCGAAATGTCTACGAGGAGAATCTACACGTCCCCTTCGTCGTCGCCAACGCTGGCGTCCAAGAGGTGGTGGACGAACCTGTATCGCTGACGGCTGTCCCGGACCTCGTCGAGACGCTCGCCCGCGGCCGCCAGTTCGTGCCGAGAGCGATGACGTCGCCGTTCGTGTTCGCGAGTAGCGAGTGTGGACGCTTCCGAACGGTTCGCGGGCGTCGGTTCAAGTACGTGGACGGGGACGGCGACGCGGCCCTCTACGACCTGTCGAACGACCCCGACGAACGCCGGGACGTCGCTCCCTCGTTCCCGGCAGTCGCCCGCGAACTCCGCCGTCACCTGGACGGGGTCGAGCGCCACCGGTCCGAACAGGACCGCATCGAGCGCGCGGCGGCCGTCGCGGCGGCGGAAGACCCGACCGCGTGACGCTACACGCTACCGGCGAACGG includes the following:
- a CDS encoding sulfatase-like hydrolase/transferase, translating into MTDGRPNVVLVSIDSLRADHCGYVGASPESGLTQTLDCLAADGVAFRNAIAPGPQTFSSMPATFTGVPRAPAAVERHGDAYGWERRLTTIATHLERYPSLAERLHDRGYTTAALTPNPWTSTAAQFEAGFDRFLDRSATGQHSRLSNFISRIPQVDVDTKPLELGLNMLTNQSFFSNWESFYDDLLDLRAGLREPYFLWVFLMDTHIPYITRRAHRQENSVLEMYYGVLRSEGAMRGRAESVPPSAVGPLERSYRDTVRAVDAFLARLRSDLAADDPVWVVHSDHGESLGEHGNWGHHHRNVYEENLHVPFVVANAGVQEVVDEPVSLTAVPDLVETLARGRQFVPRAMTSPFVFASSECGRFRTVRGRRFKYVDGDGDAALYDLSNDPDERRDVAPSFPAVARELRRHLDGVERHRSEQDRIERAAAVAAAEDPTA